From Variovorax sp. PMC12, the proteins below share one genomic window:
- a CDS encoding alpha/beta hydrolase: MTIGTGPIRRWCGKLALCALPLLLAGCVQSMFYYPDNVRYETPDVLGMRYEPVQFTSADGTRLSGWFLPAADRKNPKEAKGTVVHFHGNAQNMSTHWRFVAWLPKQDYNVLVFDYRGYGQSEGKPEPKGVFEDSNAALNYVRSRQDVDPERLFVFGQSLGGTNAIAVVGSGNRAGVKAAAIESTFYSYSSIANDKFKGAGLLVSDDYAASKYVAAVSPIPLLFIHGTADQVIPVEHSKRLLADAREPKRLIEVQGAGHLEPMTTLRFGNAYRKALTAFFESSMQPLQQ, encoded by the coding sequence ATGACCATCGGCACCGGCCCGATCCGCCGATGGTGCGGAAAACTCGCGCTGTGCGCGCTGCCTCTGCTGCTGGCAGGTTGCGTGCAGTCGATGTTCTATTACCCCGACAACGTGCGCTACGAGACGCCAGACGTGCTGGGCATGCGCTACGAGCCCGTGCAGTTCACCAGCGCCGACGGCACGCGGCTGAGCGGCTGGTTCCTGCCCGCGGCCGACCGCAAGAACCCGAAGGAGGCCAAGGGCACGGTGGTGCATTTCCACGGCAATGCGCAGAACATGAGCACGCATTGGCGCTTCGTGGCCTGGCTGCCCAAGCAGGACTACAACGTGCTCGTCTTCGACTACCGGGGCTACGGCCAGTCCGAGGGCAAACCGGAGCCCAAGGGCGTGTTCGAAGATTCCAACGCCGCGCTGAACTACGTGCGCTCGCGCCAGGACGTCGACCCGGAGCGGCTGTTCGTCTTCGGGCAGAGCCTGGGCGGCACCAATGCGATCGCGGTGGTGGGCTCGGGCAACCGCGCGGGCGTGAAGGCGGCGGCCATCGAGTCGACCTTCTATTCGTATTCCTCGATTGCCAACGACAAGTTCAAGGGCGCCGGCCTGCTGGTGAGCGACGACTATGCGGCGTCGAAGTACGTGGCGGCTGTGTCGCCGATTCCGCTGCTGTTCATTCACGGCACGGCCGACCAGGTGATTCCCGTGGAGCATTCGAAGCGGCTGCTGGCCGACGCGCGCGAGCCCAAGCGGCTGATCGAGGTGCAAGGCGCCGGACATCTCGAGCCGATGACGACGCTGCGCTTCGGCAACGCCTACCGCAAGGCGCTGACGGCCTTCTTCGAATCGTCCATGCAGCCGCTGCAGCAATGA
- a CDS encoding low molecular weight protein tyrosine phosphatase family protein, translated as MPEKPSTSPVRNVLFICSRNQWRSPTAEQIWRRHPLICARSAGTSPNARHTVSVDDIEWADVILVMEEKHKSRLVAEFTRMLGGKPIHVLDIPDEYKYMDPELVEELHRSVSSILGIA; from the coding sequence ATGCCCGAAAAACCATCGACCTCACCCGTTCGCAACGTTCTCTTCATCTGCAGCCGAAATCAATGGCGCAGCCCGACCGCGGAGCAGATCTGGCGCCGGCATCCCCTTATCTGCGCACGCTCGGCCGGCACCAGCCCGAATGCGCGGCACACGGTGTCTGTGGACGACATCGAATGGGCCGACGTGATCCTGGTGATGGAAGAAAAGCACAAGTCGCGGCTTGTGGCGGAGTTCACGCGAATGCTGGGAGGCAAGCCGATCCATGTGCTCGACATTCCGGACGAGTACAAATACATGGACCCGGAACTCGTCGAAGAGCTCCACCGCTCGGTGTCGTCGATCCTCGGCATCGCGTAA
- a CDS encoding DinB family protein, with product MTTQTLLNSLFRYKSWADEGLLEGLAALAEKAPQAEYEAAVRVFNHACIVDRIFVANLQRLDHGCAATGSDTAPPLRELAEAVRETDRWYVAYTARLSAQELAESIDFDFTDGAAGRMSREEMLGHVVTHAGYHRGELGRIMWRLMGSSPPDTFTGFLHRAEPARRMRA from the coding sequence ATGACCACGCAGACGCTTTTGAATTCCTTGTTCCGCTACAAGTCATGGGCGGACGAAGGGCTGCTGGAGGGCCTGGCCGCACTGGCCGAAAAGGCGCCGCAGGCCGAATACGAAGCCGCAGTCCGCGTCTTCAACCACGCATGCATCGTCGATCGCATCTTCGTGGCGAACCTGCAGCGCCTGGACCACGGCTGCGCCGCCACAGGGTCGGACACCGCGCCGCCGCTGCGGGAACTGGCAGAGGCAGTGAGGGAAACGGACCGCTGGTATGTCGCCTACACGGCGCGCCTGAGTGCGCAGGAGCTTGCCGAGAGCATCGACTTCGACTTCACCGACGGCGCCGCCGGGCGCATGTCGCGCGAAGAGATGCTGGGCCACGTCGTGACCCATGCCGGCTACCACCGGGGCGAGCTCGGCCGGATCATGTGGCGGCTCATGGGCTCGTCGCCTCCCGACACGTTCACCGGCTTCCTGCATCGGGCCGAGCCCGCGCGCCGCATGCGCGCTTGA
- a CDS encoding TetR/AcrR family transcriptional regulator, protein MRKAPRQQRSRATVDVIIEAAARVLGRRGWARFTTNEIAAVAGVSVGSLYQYFPNKLAIAEAIRQRHLDEVLRVLSAADEQDGTLSLDQRVARFVDGVIATHSIDQALHHVLVDEVPLGARSSYVAFEAEYQRRYRALVAAADGRAGEDGEGQAMAARMLSSAVEGVVHSAAGRHELGAASFRTELVRRILAYLRDRGAESQA, encoded by the coding sequence ATGCGCAAAGCACCGCGGCAACAGCGTTCGCGCGCCACGGTCGACGTCATCATCGAAGCCGCCGCTCGCGTTCTGGGCCGCAGGGGGTGGGCGCGATTCACGACGAATGAGATCGCGGCGGTCGCGGGCGTCAGCGTGGGTTCGCTGTACCAGTACTTTCCGAACAAGCTGGCCATCGCCGAGGCGATCCGCCAGCGCCACCTCGACGAGGTGCTCCGGGTGTTGTCCGCCGCGGATGAGCAGGACGGAACCCTTTCGCTCGATCAGCGGGTTGCCCGGTTCGTCGATGGCGTCATCGCCACCCATTCCATCGACCAAGCGCTGCATCACGTGCTGGTCGACGAGGTGCCGCTTGGCGCCCGTTCGAGCTACGTGGCGTTCGAGGCTGAGTACCAGCGGCGCTATCGGGCGCTGGTGGCCGCCGCCGACGGCCGTGCTGGCGAAGACGGCGAAGGGCAAGCCATGGCCGCGCGGATGCTCTCGTCGGCGGTAGAGGGCGTCGTCCACTCGGCGGCGGGCCGCCATGAACTCGGCGCGGCGTCATTCAGGACCGAATTGGTCCGGCGCATCCTTGCGTACCTGCGCGACCGGGGCGCGGAGTCTCAGGCGTAG
- a CDS encoding exonuclease, translating into MPEIYISTDVESDGPIPGPHSMLSFGSAAYTADKQLLSTFSANLHTLPGAEADPKTAAWWKTQPEAWAACRTDLQDPAHAMKNYVSWLKGLPARPVFVAYPAGFDFLFVYWYLMRFAGESPFSHSALDVKSFAMAMLQLDYRDSTKRAMPRRWFDPGMPHTHVALDDAIEQGALFCNMLAENRAAAKGAEKP; encoded by the coding sequence ATGCCAGAAATCTACATAAGCACAGACGTCGAATCCGACGGCCCCATCCCGGGCCCGCATTCGATGCTCAGCTTCGGCTCGGCCGCCTACACGGCCGACAAGCAACTGCTTTCCACCTTCAGCGCCAACCTGCACACGCTGCCCGGCGCCGAAGCCGACCCGAAGACCGCCGCCTGGTGGAAGACCCAACCTGAGGCATGGGCCGCCTGCCGCACCGACCTGCAGGACCCCGCCCACGCCATGAAGAACTACGTGAGCTGGCTCAAGGGCCTGCCCGCGCGGCCCGTGTTCGTCGCGTACCCCGCGGGCTTCGACTTCCTGTTCGTCTACTGGTATTTGATGCGCTTCGCGGGCGAGAGCCCTTTCAGCCACTCGGCGCTCGACGTGAAGTCGTTCGCGATGGCGATGCTCCAGCTCGACTACCGCGACAGCACCAAGCGCGCGATGCCGCGCCGCTGGTTCGACCCCGGGATGCCGCACACGCATGTGGCGCTCGACGACGCGATCGAGCAAGGCGCCCTCTTCTGCAACATGCTCGCGGAGAACCGCGCGGCCGCCAAGGGCGCAGAAAAGCCATGA
- a CDS encoding 2'-5' RNA ligase family protein, producing the protein MICAAATTVALGVPAHITLLVPFMDPALITADVLDSARHVLAQTPSFEFSLGKVGRFPETAYLAPEPAAPFIEMTLALAKAFPDFPPYGGEHEGVVPHLSVAHGNVRDAEDAAVELGTRLLASGAVHAHCTEVALMENSSGRWRDLHVFALPEATS; encoded by the coding sequence GTGATCTGCGCCGCCGCTACGACCGTGGCGCTCGGCGTGCCGGCACACATCACGCTTCTTGTTCCCTTCATGGACCCCGCGCTGATCACGGCAGACGTGCTGGACAGTGCGCGGCACGTGCTCGCGCAGACGCCGTCGTTCGAGTTCTCGCTGGGCAAGGTCGGGCGGTTTCCCGAGACCGCGTATCTGGCGCCCGAGCCCGCCGCCCCTTTCATCGAGATGACGCTGGCGCTCGCGAAGGCCTTTCCCGATTTCCCGCCATATGGCGGCGAACACGAAGGCGTCGTTCCGCATCTTTCAGTGGCACACGGCAACGTGCGCGATGCGGAAGATGCTGCCGTCGAACTGGGCACCCGGCTTCTTGCATCTGGCGCTGTGCATGCGCATTGCACCGAGGTCGCGCTGATGGAGAACTCGTCAGGGCGTTGGCGGGACTTGCATGTCTTTGCGTTGCCCGAGGCGACCTCCTGA
- a CDS encoding SMI1/KNR4 family protein, producing the protein MTDILSRLQTLKRLDLDCSCFAAKSHWYDLNPPLSEEEVAQVEAKHGCRFPDEYRRFITEIGNGGAGPAYGVFPLGMHDRSHDLCRWDEGYALIGDLSRPFPLRDAWNLPEDFWRQQPDPPEDMPVEEQDRMHEAWERKLESDYYATSITDGAIPICHEGCALRNWLVVTGPLAGTVWRDLRADNEGIKPFLKEDGTRMGFNDWYLHWVEQNIRQVVESQAQSRLSQAFSPRLSKLSNPKAAAFATFCAQALYPNVEAYASAIGFDKKFPLQDRLDKVLWAQLLQQDFNLPLTCDEMVDSLLGVQHDLGRHLASTRKAGPDDAPMKAAVFSYIAACTFWFGNGDPQQQLAVTQGAVKGEAMCEAAESEIRWALEQLEGEPSVWASADLIEKLRTRARARKAFVASPATAPAKQPWWKRLIPADSQ; encoded by the coding sequence GTGACCGACATCCTGTCCCGTCTTCAGACACTCAAGCGGCTCGATCTGGACTGCAGTTGCTTTGCGGCGAAGTCGCACTGGTACGACCTGAATCCGCCACTTTCCGAAGAAGAGGTCGCACAGGTGGAAGCCAAGCACGGGTGCAGATTCCCCGATGAGTACCGCAGGTTCATCACGGAGATCGGAAACGGTGGTGCGGGCCCGGCATATGGCGTGTTTCCGCTCGGCATGCACGACAGGAGCCACGACCTTTGCCGTTGGGACGAGGGCTACGCACTCATCGGAGACCTGTCCAGGCCGTTCCCGCTGCGCGACGCATGGAACCTTCCTGAGGACTTCTGGCGCCAGCAGCCCGATCCGCCGGAAGACATGCCCGTCGAAGAACAAGACCGGATGCACGAAGCTTGGGAAAGGAAGCTTGAAAGCGACTACTACGCCACCAGCATCACCGACGGCGCCATACCCATCTGCCATGAAGGCTGCGCCCTGCGCAACTGGCTGGTCGTGACAGGGCCTCTGGCAGGTACGGTCTGGCGCGACCTGCGAGCGGACAACGAGGGCATCAAACCCTTCCTGAAAGAAGATGGAACCCGCATGGGTTTCAATGACTGGTACCTGCACTGGGTGGAGCAGAACATCCGGCAGGTCGTCGAGTCACAAGCGCAGAGTCGCCTCTCCCAGGCCTTTTCGCCCCGGCTGTCGAAGCTCTCGAACCCGAAGGCTGCGGCATTCGCGACCTTCTGCGCTCAGGCCCTCTATCCCAATGTCGAGGCCTACGCCTCGGCCATCGGCTTCGACAAGAAATTCCCGTTGCAGGACCGTTTGGACAAGGTGCTGTGGGCGCAACTGCTGCAACAGGATTTCAATCTGCCGCTGACCTGCGACGAAATGGTGGACAGCCTGCTCGGCGTACAGCATGACCTGGGGCGGCACTTGGCGTCCACAAGGAAAGCCGGCCCAGACGACGCGCCCATGAAGGCCGCAGTTTTCTCGTACATCGCCGCATGTACTTTCTGGTTCGGCAACGGCGACCCGCAACAGCAGTTGGCCGTAACGCAAGGTGCGGTCAAAGGCGAAGCCATGTGCGAAGCGGCAGAGTCCGAGATACGGTGGGCGCTCGAACAGCTCGAAGGCGAGCCGTCGGTGTGGGCAAGCGCAGACCTCATCGAAAAGCTGCGCACTCGCGCCAGGGCCCGCAAGGCTTTTGTTGCATCCCCGGCCACCGCACCGGCGAAGCAGCCGTGGTGGAAGCGTTTGATCCCCGCCGACTCGCAATGA
- a CDS encoding ornithine cyclodeaminase family protein has product MKHFDETATRAPLAFERLVPALRSAFAAEAQVPPRHVHTIETAGADRAACKGTVLIMPAWSDTGFLGIKTINIFPGNGAHGLPGLHATYVLYDARTGVPLAMMDGNEITARRTAAASALGASFLARKDARRLLVLGTGRIARMLPAAHASVRPIDEVWVWNHRPEGAEALAAQWRAEGWNARAATDLEAAVRGHADIVSCATLATAPLVRGDWLAPGSHLDLIGSFTPAMRETDEHCFAGARTFVDTPEALQKSGDLLDAMAAGTLRAQDIQGTLAELCRGERAGRSSDEERTVFKAVGSALEDLTAATLVWHAAASPA; this is encoded by the coding sequence ATGAAGCATTTCGACGAAACCGCCACCCGCGCGCCGCTGGCTTTCGAGCGGCTGGTGCCCGCGCTGCGCTCGGCGTTCGCGGCCGAGGCGCAGGTGCCGCCGCGCCATGTGCACACCATCGAGACCGCCGGCGCGGACCGCGCCGCCTGCAAGGGCACGGTGCTCATCATGCCGGCGTGGAGCGACACGGGCTTCCTGGGCATAAAGACGATCAACATCTTCCCAGGCAACGGTGCGCACGGCCTGCCCGGCCTGCACGCGACCTACGTGCTGTACGACGCGCGCACCGGTGTGCCGCTGGCGATGATGGACGGCAACGAGATCACCGCGCGCCGCACGGCCGCCGCGTCCGCGCTGGGTGCGTCGTTCCTCGCGCGAAAGGACGCACGCCGGCTGCTGGTGCTGGGCACCGGCCGCATCGCGCGAATGCTGCCTGCCGCCCATGCAAGCGTGCGGCCCATCGACGAGGTATGGGTCTGGAACCACCGGCCCGAAGGCGCCGAGGCGCTGGCGGCGCAATGGCGCGCCGAAGGCTGGAATGCGCGAGCCGCCACCGACCTCGAGGCCGCCGTGCGCGGGCACGCCGACATCGTGAGCTGCGCCACGCTGGCCACCGCACCGCTGGTTCGCGGCGACTGGCTTGCGCCGGGGTCGCACCTGGACCTGATCGGCAGCTTCACGCCCGCGATGCGCGAGACCGACGAGCACTGCTTCGCCGGTGCGCGCACCTTCGTCGACACCCCGGAAGCGCTGCAGAAATCCGGCGACCTGCTCGACGCGATGGCGGCGGGCACGCTGCGTGCGCAAGACATCCAGGGCACACTGGCCGAGCTGTGCCGTGGGGAGCGGGCGGGCCGGTCGAGCGACGAGGAGCGCACGGTCTTCAAGGCCGTGGGCAGCGCGCTCGAAGACCTGACCGCCGCCACGCTGGTGTGGCATGCCGCGGCATCGCCGGCCTAA